One segment of Nerophis lumbriciformis linkage group LG35, RoL_Nlum_v2.1, whole genome shotgun sequence DNA contains the following:
- the LOC140677563 gene encoding PDZ and LIM domain protein 7-like, which yields MVLFISSHDLRVENLPCFIPNDRSKKRLIQDTEDWQPRTGTTQSRSFRILAQLTGTDFMQDPDDETMKRAREKFLTEIQSPRYARLRDWHHDRSARALNIKS from the exons ATGGTTTTGTTTATTAGTAGCCACGACCTGAGGGTGGAGAACTTGCCCTGTTTTATCCCCAATGACCGCAGCAAGAAGAGGTTGATTCAGGACACAGAAGACTGGCAACCTCGCACTGGTACCACTCAGTCCCGCTCTTTTCGAATCCTGGCCCAGCTCACAGGCACTGACTTCA TGCAGGACCCAGATGATGAAACCATGAAGAGGGCCAG GGAAAAGTTCCTCACTGAGATTCAGAGCCCCCGTTATGCCCGTTTGAGGGATTGGCACCATGACAGGTCCGCTCGCGCCCTAAATATCAAATCCTGA